A window of Nicotiana sylvestris chromosome 8, ASM39365v2, whole genome shotgun sequence genomic DNA:
gagtctgaaaatcaaagaggaagtcaccaagcagatcaaagctaaggttcttatAGTTGTCGAATATCCTACCTGGTTGGCCAACATCGTGCCaattccgaagaaggatgggaaggtcagagtatatgtcgactatcgggatttaaacaaagcaagtcccaaagatgatttccATTACCCAATATACACATATTGATCggcaactgtgccaagcatgaactctaatcctttgtagattgctttgcgggATACAAttagatctagatggatgaagaagatgccgagaaaaccTTTATCACTCcatgggggatgtattgttataaAATGATGTTGTTTGACCTGAAGAATGCTGGAGCCACTTATATGAGAACTATGAcaactattttccatgacatgattcataaagaaatagaggtgtacatggatgacatcatcatcaaatccaaaagaaGCACAGATcatatagcagacttgaggaaattctttgatttgtttcgaaggtacaatctgaaactgaatcctacAAAGTGTGCCTTCAGAGTCCCTACTGAAAAATTGCTAGGCTTCATCGTCAGTCGCCGAGGGATTGAACTAGacccatcaaaggtcaaagctatccaggatTTGCCACTGCAAATagtaagaaagatgtgatgagcttcttgggGCGTCTCAGTTacatcagccgcttcatagcacaatcgaCCATAATCTGTGAGCCGACTTTCAAAATGCTAAAGAAAGATACTGCAACAAGTTGGACTGAAGAATGTCAAAAAgtttttgacagaatcaaggagtacctatccacaccaccagtcttggtcccgccggAACTTGGTAGACCTTTGCTATTCTATCTGTCTGtactagatggagctttcggctgtGTCTCGGGACAACACAATGAGATAGGAAAAAAGGAACATGCCACATATtatctgagtaagaagttcacaccctatgaaGCACGATATTCTTTGCTAGAACGCACCTGCTGTGCCCTGACGTGGATAGCGCAGAAattaaggcattacttctgtgcctacactacatatctcatatcaaggatggatcctctgaaataCATTTTCCAGAAACCACTGCCTATAGAGAAactagcaaaatggcagatattgttgagtgaatttgatattgtctatgtgactcagaaTGCGGTCAAAGGATAGGCATTAGCGGAAAATCCtgtaggaggagaatacgaaccattgaaaacttatttttCTGATGAATAAGTATCACTTGTAGGAGAAGATATCACCAAAACCAACGACtattggagaatgttctttgatggggttgcaaatttcaaaggagtgggtattaGAGCTATTTTGGTGTCAGAGacaggtcagcattatccagtatcCGCGAAACTCAGGtttccgtgcaccaacaatatggcagaatacgaGACTTGTATCTTGTGGCTTAatttggccattgacatgaatatcCAAGAAttgctggtaattggtgattcagaccttctggtacatcaggttctAGAAGGGTGGGCTACAAAGAATACCAAAATATTACCTTATCTATATCATGTGCAAGATTTGATGAAGAGGTTTAAAAAGATAGAGTTCAAACATGTTTcgagaattcagaatgagttcgtcgatgcattggctactttatcttccatgatacaacacccggacaagaatttcatcgaccCTATTCCAgtaaggatccataatcagctagCTTATTGccctcatgttgaagaagaaatggatgggaATCCCTtttccatgatatcagggaatTCTTGggaaaaggagaatacccagagcatgcaaatcacactcagaaatgcacactccgaagattatccaaccatttcttccacagcggaggaattCTGTAACGAAGGACTTTAGACCTAGGATTATTGCGGTACGTTGACGCCAAGGAAGCTTCCAAACTGCTCGAAGAAATACATGTCGTAACTTGCGAACCACACATGAACGGTTTCATTTTAGCCAAGAAGATATTGAGagcaggatatttttggatggctatggaaacggactgcatcaggtatgtccaaaagtgtcaccaatgtcaaatacatgcagatatgatacggGTACCACCAAAtaaactcaatgcaacaagtgtaCCTTGGCCTTTTGCCGCTTGGGGATTGAATGTCATCGGTCTGATCAAGACCGccgcttcaaacgggcacaggttcattttactggccatagactacttcactaaatgggttgaggctgcatcttacaaggcTATAACCAAGAAattcatcgcagattttgtcaaggatcgcaTTGTTTTTCGATTCAGGGTACCAGAATCCATCATCACCGACAATGCCGCCAGCCTCAATGGCAActtaatgaaagctatgtgtgaaaccttcaagatcaagcataagaattccacatcatacagacctcaaatgaatggagccatGGAAgtcgccaacaagaacatcaagtattctaaggaaaatggtagacaaccacaagcaatggcacgatAAATTATCATTTGCCTTATTAGGATATcataccacagtccgcacatcaaccagaGCAACTCCTACATGTTAGTTTACGGTACTGAAgctgtcattcccgccgaggtcgaaattccttccttaagaattatacaagaagctgaactcaCTGATACAGAATGGATAagaagtcgctatgaacaattggatCTTATTAATGGGAAAAGAATAAATGTggtatgccatggtcaactttatcagagcagaatgtctagagctttcaacaaaagggtcagaccCAGACAGTTCACATTGGGCAGCTAGTGTTGAAGcaaatctttccacatcaagatgaa
This region includes:
- the LOC138874923 gene encoding uncharacterized protein translates to MLKKDTATSWTEECQKVFDRIKEYLSTPPVLVPPELGRPLLFYLSVLDGAFGCVSGQHNEIGKKEHATYYLREDITKTNDYWRMFFDGVANFKGVGIRAILVSETGQHYPVSAKLRFPCTNNMAEYETCILWLNLAIDMNIQELLVIGDSDLLVHQVLEGWATKNTKILPYLYHVQDLMKRFKKIEFKHVSRIQNEFVDALATLSSMIQHPDKNFIDPIPVRIHNQLAYCPHVEEEMDGNPFSMISGNSWEKENTQSMQITLRNAHSEDYPTISSTAEEFCNEGL